A single Acetivibrio cellulolyticus CD2 DNA region contains:
- a CDS encoding extracellular solute-binding protein: MDFFGKAKIFIAGAISATLITTTITAYTSTMRKNITVDYSNIKINIDGEQIEPKDGNGNSVEPFIYDGTTYLPVRAVSESLGKYVDWDGDSKTVYISSVPTKINRNEKELNMWVMYNSAWPDADLLEVAKPYLAANPDVGLNLTVIDWGSAWTKLTAAAVSGEGPDITQIGTTWVGAISYMDVLTDFSGRIKEDDFLPQTLSTARMEGSTQMTAVPWFVETRALFYRKDACEKAGVDPAKDFETWDSFKAALKKLNNVVIDGKKLSSLGMPGKNDWNVVHNFAPWVYGAGGSFLNSDYSKSTLSSQETYEGIKFYSELATEGLMDMSALEKNTSDVEMEFANGEYATSIIGPWNISTLEDNKKKFEVNPAEGSDLIDKVGVAMLPAGPKERCGFLGGSNLSVFKSSKYQAEAIGFVKYLTGTKAQIDYCKKTGNLPTVKAAYEDPWITENSMRKVFKQQMSYTKAYPSLPEWGPIETYIQQGLSKVWDNVTEYNGNYSEERTMKVLKETDETINILLSQPYGDADIGIDYDDSVEIDNDNLR, encoded by the coding sequence ATGGATTTCTTTGGCAAAGCAAAAATCTTTATTGCAGGTGCAATTTCGGCAACTTTAATAACTACTACGATAACAGCTTATACTTCGACAATGAGGAAAAATATCACAGTTGATTATAGCAATATTAAGATTAATATTGACGGAGAGCAAATTGAGCCTAAGGATGGAAATGGCAATAGTGTTGAGCCGTTTATTTATGATGGAACTACATACCTGCCTGTAAGAGCTGTTAGTGAGTCACTCGGGAAATATGTTGATTGGGATGGTGATTCGAAAACTGTGTATATTTCATCAGTTCCGACTAAAATTAATAGAAATGAAAAAGAGCTTAATATGTGGGTTATGTACAATTCAGCATGGCCTGATGCAGATTTATTAGAAGTTGCTAAACCATATTTAGCAGCTAATCCTGATGTAGGATTGAATCTTACTGTTATAGATTGGGGGAGTGCATGGACTAAACTAACAGCTGCAGCAGTATCAGGGGAAGGACCGGATATAACTCAGATTGGGACTACCTGGGTTGGAGCAATTTCTTACATGGATGTTTTGACAGACTTTTCAGGAAGAATAAAGGAAGATGACTTCCTACCTCAGACATTGAGTACAGCCAGAATGGAAGGAAGCACACAAATGACTGCTGTACCTTGGTTTGTTGAAACAAGAGCATTGTTTTATAGAAAAGATGCATGTGAAAAGGCTGGAGTCGACCCGGCAAAGGATTTTGAAACATGGGACTCTTTCAAGGCGGCACTTAAAAAATTAAACAATGTCGTGATAGACGGTAAAAAATTATCCTCTCTTGGTATGCCTGGGAAAAATGACTGGAATGTTGTACACAACTTTGCACCATGGGTTTATGGTGCAGGAGGCAGTTTCTTAAATTCGGACTATAGCAAGTCAACTCTTAGCAGCCAGGAAACTTACGAAGGTATTAAGTTTTATTCTGAGTTGGCCACTGAAGGTTTAATGGACATGAGCGCACTTGAAAAGAATACATCAGATGTTGAAATGGAATTTGCAAATGGTGAATATGCAACTTCTATTATAGGGCCATGGAATATAAGTACTCTTGAAGATAATAAAAAGAAATTTGAAGTTAACCCTGCTGAAGGAAGTGACCTTATAGATAAAGTTGGAGTTGCAATGCTTCCAGCTGGACCTAAAGAAAGATGTGGATTTTTGGGAGGAAGTAATTTATCGGTTTTTAAGAGTTCAAAGTATCAGGCAGAAGCTATCGGTTTTGTCAAATACCTTACAGGAACAAAAGCACAAATTGATTATTGTAAAAAAACAGGAAACCTTCCGACAGTTAAAGCAGCATATGAAGATCCATGGATAACAGAAAATAGTATGAGAAAAGTATTTAAACAACAAATGAGTTATACAAAGGCTTACCCTTCTTTACCTGAATGGGGACCAATAGAAACCTATATACAACAGGGTTTAAGTAAAGTTTGGGATAACGTTACGGAATACAATGGGAATTATAGCGAAGAAAGAACCATGAAAGTATTAAAGGAGACTGATGAAACAATAAACATATTATTAAGTCAACCTTATGGTGATGCTGATATAGGAATTGATTATGATGATAGTGTAGAAATTGATAATGATAATTTACGCTGA
- a CDS encoding extracellular solute-binding protein, with protein sequence MKFFDKSKFFIAGVVTTLLVTTTITAYTSTLKKTITVDYNDIKINIDGKLIQPVDGYGKRVDPFIYEGTTYLPVRAVSQALGKSVTWDGNTKTVKISSGQIAKTNATLSMWIMPNSAYPENDLMEIAKPYLGNNSNIELNVTLVDWGSAWTKITAAATSGDAPDITQLGNTWVGAISYMGALADLTGKINEDEFLPQTLKYSKMAGSSKVTSVPWFAETRALFYRKDACQKVGVDPKKDFATWDSFKAALKKLNNVEINGKKLPALGMAGKNDWNVVHNFAPWIFSAGGSFLNSNNTKGLLNSQEVFKGVKFYSELAYEGLIDWAALDTNTADIETAFANGKYATSIIGPWNIQTLEDNKINNGNKLVDNVGVALFPAGPNGRKVFLGGSTLSVFESSKNKTEAIRLINFLTSKQAQIDYCKKTGNLPVVKEAYEDTWITGNSMRKVFKDQMSYAVAYPTIPYWGPVEIYAQEGLSKVWDNVLGVNGKYDPNKTMNALKEANERINVVLDSY encoded by the coding sequence ATGAAATTTTTTGACAAATCAAAATTCTTTATTGCAGGTGTTGTTACAACGCTCTTAGTAACTACAACGATAACGGCATATACTTCAACATTAAAGAAAACTATTACAGTTGATTACAATGATATCAAGATCAACATTGACGGAAAACTAATCCAGCCTGTAGATGGATATGGAAAAAGAGTTGATCCATTTATTTATGAAGGGACAACTTATTTGCCAGTAAGGGCTGTTAGTCAGGCTCTTGGAAAAAGTGTAACATGGGATGGAAATACCAAGACTGTAAAAATATCATCCGGCCAAATTGCAAAGACTAATGCAACATTAAGTATGTGGATTATGCCAAATTCTGCATACCCCGAAAATGATTTAATGGAAATTGCCAAACCTTATTTGGGCAATAATTCTAATATTGAACTAAATGTTACTTTAGTGGACTGGGGAAGTGCATGGACAAAAATAACAGCAGCAGCAACATCAGGTGATGCACCGGATATTACACAGCTTGGGAATACATGGGTAGGAGCGATTTCTTATATGGGAGCCTTGGCTGATCTTACAGGAAAAATAAATGAGGATGAATTTCTTCCTCAAACACTTAAATATTCTAAAATGGCTGGAAGCTCAAAAGTGACTTCTGTGCCTTGGTTTGCAGAAACAAGAGCTTTGTTTTATCGTAAAGATGCATGTCAAAAGGTAGGAGTTGACCCTAAAAAAGATTTTGCTACATGGGATTCGTTTAAAGCAGCACTAAAAAAACTGAATAATGTCGAAATAAATGGCAAGAAATTGCCTGCTCTCGGTATGGCCGGCAAAAATGACTGGAATGTTGTACATAACTTTGCTCCATGGATTTTTAGTGCGGGCGGGAGTTTTTTAAATTCAAATAATACCAAAGGATTACTTAATAGCCAGGAAGTATTCAAGGGTGTTAAATTTTATTCTGAGTTGGCATATGAAGGATTGATTGATTGGGCTGCACTTGATACGAATACAGCAGATATTGAAACGGCATTTGCAAATGGTAAATATGCAACTTCTATCATAGGTCCATGGAATATTCAAACATTAGAAGATAACAAAATAAATAATGGTAATAAACTTGTTGATAATGTTGGAGTTGCATTGTTTCCGGCAGGACCTAATGGTAGAAAAGTATTTTTAGGCGGATCAACACTTTCGGTTTTTGAAAGTTCAAAAAACAAAACTGAAGCTATAAGACTTATTAATTTCCTTACAAGTAAACAGGCACAAATTGATTACTGTAAAAAGACAGGAAACCTTCCGGTTGTGAAAGAAGCATATGAAGATACTTGGATAACAGGAAATAGCATGAGAAAGGTTTTTAAGGATCAAATGAGTTATGCTGTTGCTTATCCAACTATACCCTATTGGGGTCCAGTAGAAATATATGCGCAAGAAGGACTAAGCAAAGTTTGGGATAATGTTTTAGGAGTTAATGGCAAGTATGACCCAAATAAAACTATGAATGCTCTAAAGGAAGCAAATGAACGTATAAACGTAGTATTAGACTCATATTAG